From Desulfonatronum thioautotrophicum, the proteins below share one genomic window:
- the panB gene encoding 3-methyl-2-oxobutanoate hydroxymethyltransferase, protein MHTTTTATLLEMKRRGEKITVLTAYDWATAKLLDDAGVEMLLVGDSLGMVMLGLENTLAVTMDDMLHHCKAVARGAKQALLVGDMPFMSYQVSPEQALANAGRFLQEGGMHAVKVEGGRDILPAVRKMTRAGIPVLGHVGLTPQHVHQLGGFKVQGRTDAAAQRIREDAVALEEAGAFSLVLECVPAPLAQVISEQLTIPTIGIGAGPGCDGQVLVFHDVVGLYDRFTPKFVKQYAQIGAAMREAVRQYVQEVKDGTFPGEEHVFK, encoded by the coding sequence ATGCACACGACAACCACCGCCACACTCCTGGAGATGAAACGCCGCGGGGAGAAGATCACCGTCCTGACGGCCTATGACTGGGCCACGGCCAAATTACTGGATGATGCCGGGGTGGAGATGCTCCTGGTGGGGGATTCCCTGGGCATGGTCATGCTCGGTCTGGAAAACACCCTGGCAGTGACCATGGACGACATGCTCCACCACTGCAAGGCCGTGGCCCGCGGGGCAAAGCAGGCCCTGCTGGTGGGCGACATGCCCTTCATGAGCTACCAGGTTTCCCCGGAACAGGCCCTGGCCAACGCCGGACGCTTTCTGCAGGAGGGCGGGATGCACGCGGTCAAGGTGGAGGGCGGCCGGGACATCCTCCCGGCGGTACGCAAGATGACCAGGGCCGGAATTCCGGTACTGGGGCATGTCGGCCTGACCCCCCAGCACGTCCACCAGCTTGGTGGGTTCAAGGTCCAGGGCCGAACTGATGCCGCGGCCCAGCGCATCCGGGAAGATGCCGTCGCCCTGGAGGAAGCCGGGGCCTTCAGCCTGGTCCTGGAATGCGTCCCCGCCCCCCTGGCCCAGGTCATCTCCGAGCAATTGACCATTCCCACCATCGGCATCGGCGCCGGACCGGGCTGCGACGGCCAGGTCCTGGTCTTCCACGACGTAGTCGGCCTTTACGACCGCTTCACCCCGAAATTCGTGAAACAGTACGCCCAGATCGGCGCCGCCATGCGCGAGGCGGTCCGGCAGTATGTTCAGGAGGTCAAGGACGGAACGTTTCCCGGGGAGGAGCACGTTTTCAAGTGA
- a CDS encoding CBS domain-containing protein — translation MLKVTDLMTKKVFSLQEHDNVQTARSIMNLGRIRHIPIVDKEEQFVGLLTHRDLLSVTISKLADIEDEVQNEIDAAIPIREIMRRDVTTIGPGLDLREAAELLLQHKYGCLPVVDDGKLVGILTEADFLKLTISLMDALDKMES, via the coding sequence ATGCTCAAAGTCACCGATCTGATGACCAAAAAGGTCTTTTCCCTGCAGGAGCACGACAACGTCCAGACCGCCCGGTCCATCATGAACCTGGGCCGCATCCGGCACATCCCCATCGTGGACAAGGAGGAACAGTTCGTCGGTCTGCTGACCCATCGGGACCTGCTGTCCGTGACCATCTCCAAACTGGCGGACATCGAGGACGAGGTTCAAAACGAAATCGACGCGGCCATTCCCATCCGGGAAATCATGCGTCGGGACGTGACCACCATCGGGCCGGGTCTGGATCTTCGCGAGGCCGCGGAACTCCTGCTCCAGCATAAGTATGGATGCCTGCCGGTTGTCGACGATGGAAAACTGGTCGGCATCCTGACCGAGGCGGACTTTCTCAAACTGACCATCAGCCTGATGGATGCCCTGGACAAAATGGAATCCTGA
- a CDS encoding ABC transporter substrate-binding protein — MNRILVLTRALPWALTCCVVFLGFGLVSPAMAEQAPGQTRAISVNQFVEHPALDSVLRGFQEQLREEGFQVEYRVHNAQANMATANLIARQIVGERPDLVLAIATPSAQAMAQTVKMNPSMQRTPILFSAVTDPLGAGLVKDLQHPGENITGTSDLTPMDQHLALIREIHPELTSLGVIYNSGEANSRALVNLLRAETDKAGITLEEATVARSSDVFQSARSLVGRAQAVYVPTDNTVVSAFEALAKVCQDNKLPLYAADVDSVPRGAVAALGFDYFEHGRQAGAMAARIFRGAEPATTPVETQQDLKLHINLPAARAMGVTIPQAVLDRAVKIIE; from the coding sequence ATGAATCGTATCCTGGTGCTCACACGGGCGCTCCCATGGGCGCTCACATGCTGTGTCGTTTTTCTGGGCTTTGGGCTCGTCTCCCCGGCCATGGCCGAACAGGCCCCGGGACAGACCCGAGCCATTTCGGTCAACCAGTTCGTGGAACATCCGGCCCTGGATTCCGTGCTTCGCGGCTTTCAGGAACAACTCCGCGAGGAAGGGTTTCAGGTGGAGTACCGGGTGCATAATGCTCAGGCCAACATGGCCACGGCCAACCTGATTGCCCGGCAGATCGTCGGGGAGCGTCCGGACCTGGTGCTGGCCATTGCCACGCCTTCGGCCCAGGCCATGGCCCAGACCGTGAAAATGAATCCCTCCATGCAGCGGACGCCCATCCTTTTCAGCGCGGTGACCGATCCCCTGGGAGCCGGACTGGTCAAGGATCTGCAGCATCCGGGCGAGAACATTACCGGCACCTCGGATCTGACGCCCATGGATCAGCACCTGGCGTTGATCCGGGAAATCCATCCGGAATTGACCTCCCTGGGGGTGATTTATAATTCCGGTGAGGCCAATTCCCGGGCGTTGGTGAATCTGCTCAGGGCCGAGACGGACAAGGCCGGGATCACCCTGGAGGAGGCCACGGTGGCCCGGTCCAGCGACGTTTTTCAGTCCGCCCGCAGCCTGGTGGGTCGGGCACAGGCTGTTTACGTGCCCACGGACAACACCGTGGTTTCGGCCTTCGAAGCCCTGGCCAAGGTTTGTCAGGACAACAAGCTGCCCCTCTATGCCGCGGACGTGGATTCCGTGCCCCGGGGCGCGGTGGCCGCGCTGGGCTTTGACTACTTTGAACACGGTCGCCAGGCCGGAGCCATGGCCGCCCGGATCTTTCGGGGAGCCGAGCCGGCAACCACGCCGGTGGAGACCCAGCAGGATCTGAAGCTGCACATCAATCTTCCCGCGGCCAGGGCCATGGGAGTGACCATTCCCCAGGCCGTCCTGGATCGGGCAGTGAAGATTATCGAATAA